The Hyphomicrobiales bacterium genome has a window encoding:
- the oppF gene encoding Oligopeptide transport ATP-binding protein OppF, which produces MIEIEGVCVDFHTKARIVRALNDVSLNVPQGSVFGLVGESGSGKTTLLRSMIGLQAVSSGRVRIGGEIVRPNPPLAFRRRVQMVMQDCYASLNPVHTVDQIIGEPLAIHRFGDPEKRILQALKDVGLGPEHRFRFPHQLSGGQRQRVAIARCLAIEPQVMLLDEPTSALDVSIQAEIVNLVMRLQREKGLTLFIISHDLPLVAHMCDRLAIMHKGVVREIITSQDLIDQNVADDYTKELLSASL; this is translated from the coding sequence ATGATCGAGATCGAAGGCGTCTGCGTCGATTTCCATACCAAGGCCCGCATCGTGCGGGCGCTGAACGACGTTTCGCTCAACGTGCCGCAAGGCAGCGTCTTCGGCCTCGTCGGCGAATCCGGCTCGGGCAAGACCACGCTGCTGCGCAGCATGATTGGGCTGCAGGCCGTCAGCTCCGGTCGGGTCAGGATCGGGGGCGAGATCGTCCGGCCGAACCCGCCGCTCGCCTTCCGCAGGCGGGTGCAGATGGTGATGCAGGATTGCTATGCCTCGCTGAACCCGGTCCACACGGTCGACCAGATCATCGGCGAGCCGCTCGCCATCCACCGCTTCGGCGATCCGGAAAAACGCATCCTGCAGGCGCTGAAGGATGTCGGGCTCGGACCGGAGCACCGTTTCCGCTTTCCCCACCAGCTCTCCGGCGGGCAGCGCCAGCGTGTCGCCATCGCTCGTTGCCTGGCGATCGAGCCGCAGGTCATGCTGCTCGACGAGCCGACCTCGGCGCTCGACGTCTCGATCCAGGCCGAGATCGTCAATCTCGTCATGCGCTTGCAGCGCGAGAAGGGGCTGACGCTGTTCATCATCAGCCACGACCTGCCGCTCGTCGCCCATATGTGCGACCGCCTGGCGATCATGCACAAGGGCGTCGTCCGCGAGATCATCACCAGCCAGGACCTGATCGACCAGAACGTGGCGGACGACTACACCAAGGAGCTGCTGAGCGCTTCGCTGTGA
- the uraD gene encoding 2-oxo-4-hydroxy-4-carboxy-5-ureidoimidazoline decarboxylase, with protein MTTRRLEQFNALPEAEFKAALAPVWENAPWVAEKVAPSRPFGSAGALHDAMLAHVRGLGREDLLGFLNRHPDLGGAELRAGRVTPESESEQGSIRLDALTPEQAAEWDALNAAYKARFGFPFILCVRRHDQVSALAAIRTRLSGRPDEELEAALQEITWITRYRLADRISDHGMAGL; from the coding sequence GTGACGACCCGCCGCCTCGAACAGTTCAACGCGCTGCCGGAGGCCGAATTCAAGGCGGCGCTCGCGCCAGTCTGGGAAAACGCTCCCTGGGTGGCGGAAAAGGTGGCGCCGAGCCGTCCCTTCGGCTCGGCGGGCGCGCTGCATGACGCGATGCTGGCCCATGTCAGGGGGCTGGGGCGCGAGGATCTTCTCGGCTTCCTGAACCGTCATCCCGATCTCGGCGGTGCCGAGCTGCGGGCCGGGCGGGTGACGCCCGAGTCGGAATCCGAGCAGGGTTCGATCCGCCTCGACGCGCTGACGCCGGAGCAAGCCGCGGAATGGGATGCGCTGAACGCCGCCTACAAGGCCCGCTTCGGCTTTCCCTTCATCCTCTGCGTCCGGCGACACGACCAGGTCTCGGCGCTTGCCGCCATCCGCACACGGCTGTCTGGCAGGCCTGATGAGGAACTGGAAGCTGCCTTGCAGGAGATCACCTGGATCACACGCTATCGGCTCGCGGATCGGATCTCGGATCACGGAATGGCAGGGCTTTAA
- a CDS encoding Ketosteroid isomerase-related protein — MTTDDLKQLFDAFNRHDIDAVMAFFAADCVFNAVGGVEVFGTRFAGADAIRAAFSGTFAAMPDARWDHHGHFIHGNRAVSEWVFTGTNADGTRIEADGCDVFTLRDGKIVRKQAFRKQRPPLPASAKREG, encoded by the coding sequence ATGACCACCGACGATCTCAAGCAGCTTTTCGACGCCTTCAACCGGCACGACATCGACGCGGTGATGGCATTTTTCGCGGCCGATTGCGTCTTCAACGCCGTCGGCGGAGTCGAGGTGTTCGGAACCCGGTTCGCGGGAGCCGACGCCATCCGTGCCGCATTTTCGGGAACTTTCGCCGCGATGCCCGATGCGCGCTGGGACCATCACGGCCACTTCATTCACGGCAACCGGGCCGTGTCCGAATGGGTCTTCACCGGGACCAATGCCGACGGCACGCGCATCGAGGCCGATGGCTGCGACGTCTTCACGTTGCGTGACGGCAAAATCGTGCGCAAGCAGGCCTTCCGCAAGCAGCGCCCGCCGCTGCCGGCCTCCGCCAAACGCGAGGGCTGA
- the xsc gene encoding putative sulfoacetaldehyde acetyltransferase (Evidence 3 : Putative function from multiple computational evidences) produces the protein MKMTTEEAFVKVLQMHGIEHAFGIIGSAFMPISDLFPKAGITFWDVAHETNGGLICDGYTRATGKIAMAIAQNGPGITGFVTAVKTAYWNHTPMLVVTPQAANKTIGQGGFQEVEQMALFRDMVCYQEEVRDASRMAEVLNRVITKAKRLSAPAQINVPRDFWTQIIDIELPAIIEFERPSGGAKAIAEAARLLSDAKFPVILSGAGVVIGNAIPDCVALAERLDAPVCSNYQHNDSFPGSHRLACGPLGYNGSKAAMELIAKADVVLALGTRLNPFSTLPGYGIDYWPKTAKIIQVDINPDRIGLTKPVAVGICGDASQVARQILAQLSASAGDQGRAARRDLIHTSKSAWLQQLSSMDHENDDPGTSWNERARQRDPERMSPRQAWRAIQAALPKDAIISSDIGNNCAIGNAYPSFENGRKYLAPGLFGPCGYGFPSIIGAKIGCPNVPVVGFAGDGAFGISMSEMSSIGRTEWPAVTMVIFRNYQWGAEKRNSTLWYDDNFVGTELDPHLSYARVAEGCGLKGVTVRTQEQLTEALSKACAAQKDGVTTFVEVVLNQELGEPFRRDAMKKPVMVAGIDPKDMRPQTVA, from the coding sequence ATGAAAATGACGACCGAAGAAGCGTTCGTGAAGGTCCTGCAGATGCATGGCATCGAACATGCGTTCGGCATCATCGGCTCGGCCTTCATGCCGATCTCGGATCTGTTTCCGAAAGCCGGGATCACGTTCTGGGACGTGGCTCATGAAACCAATGGCGGGCTGATCTGCGACGGCTACACCCGCGCAACCGGCAAGATCGCGATGGCGATCGCGCAGAACGGCCCGGGCATCACCGGCTTCGTGACGGCGGTGAAGACGGCCTACTGGAACCACACGCCGATGCTGGTCGTGACGCCGCAGGCGGCGAACAAGACGATCGGACAGGGCGGCTTCCAGGAAGTCGAGCAGATGGCGCTCTTCCGCGACATGGTCTGCTATCAGGAAGAGGTGCGCGACGCCTCCCGCATGGCGGAGGTGCTCAACCGCGTGATCACCAAGGCGAAACGTCTCTCGGCACCGGCCCAGATCAACGTGCCGCGCGATTTCTGGACGCAGATCATCGACATCGAACTGCCCGCGATCATCGAGTTCGAGCGGCCGTCCGGCGGCGCGAAGGCGATCGCCGAGGCGGCCCGGCTTCTGTCCGACGCCAAGTTCCCGGTCATCCTCTCCGGCGCCGGCGTCGTGATCGGAAATGCGATTCCCGACTGCGTCGCGCTCGCCGAACGCCTCGATGCTCCGGTCTGCTCGAATTACCAGCACAATGACAGCTTTCCCGGCAGCCACCGGCTGGCCTGCGGTCCGCTCGGCTATAACGGCTCGAAGGCGGCGATGGAGCTGATCGCCAAGGCCGATGTCGTGCTCGCGCTGGGCACCCGCCTCAATCCCTTCTCGACGCTGCCGGGCTACGGCATCGACTATTGGCCGAAGACCGCGAAGATCATCCAGGTCGATATCAATCCCGACCGCATCGGCCTGACGAAGCCCGTCGCGGTCGGCATCTGCGGCGATGCGAGCCAGGTCGCACGCCAGATCCTGGCACAGCTCTCGGCTTCCGCGGGCGACCAGGGCCGCGCCGCGCGCAGGGACCTGATCCACACCAGCAAATCGGCCTGGCTCCAGCAGCTATCGAGCATGGATCACGAGAACGACGATCCCGGCACGAGCTGGAACGAGCGCGCCCGCCAGCGTGATCCGGAGCGGATGTCGCCGCGCCAGGCCTGGCGCGCCATCCAGGCCGCGCTGCCGAAGGACGCGATCATCTCCTCCGACATCGGCAACAACTGTGCGATCGGCAACGCCTACCCCTCCTTCGAGAACGGGCGCAAATATCTGGCGCCCGGCCTGTTCGGTCCGTGCGGCTACGGCTTCCCCTCGATCATCGGTGCGAAGATCGGCTGCCCCAACGTCCCGGTCGTCGGCTTCGCCGGCGATGGCGCCTTCGGCATCTCGATGAGCGAGATGTCGTCGATCGGCCGCACCGAATGGCCGGCCGTGACGATGGTGATCTTCCGCAATTATCAGTGGGGCGCGGAGAAGCGCAATTCGACGCTCTGGTACGACGACAATTTCGTCGGCACCGAGCTCGATCCCCATCTGAGCTATGCGCGCGTCGCGGAAGGCTGCGGGCTGAAAGGCGTAACCGTCCGGACGCAGGAGCAATTGACAGAAGCCCTGTCGAAGGCCTGCGCCGCGCAGAAGGACGGCGTCACCACCTTCGTCGAGGTCGTGCTCAACCAGGAACTCGGCGAGCCCTTCCGCCGCGATGCGATGAAGAAGCCCGTCATGGTCGCCGGCATCGATCCCAAGGATATGCGCCCGCAAACCGTGGCCTGA
- a CDS encoding ABC transporter substrate-binding protein, whose product MNRRQFLQGAAAVALSASMTGTVARAATPSDTLVIARVMDDAISFDPAESYEDTATEILHNTYETLVDFSAEDVSKLSGALAESWTFSADSKTVTFKLRAGTTFASGNPVTAHDVVYSFSRVVKADKSPAFILKQFGWTSENVGTMVKAVDDRTVVLTIAADYAPSLVLNILSSKNTGIVDSKTVMKMEKDGDFGLAYLKDKSAGSGPFVLKSWKPSQTIMLEANPAFRLGAPAMKRVILRHVPEAASQRLLLEKGDIDIANNLPGDQIAVVERNPDISISRYKTARNLYIGLGQSVEPFTKPKVREALRYLVDYKGMTETLLKGEFTVLQSFWPSGLYASLDENPYSYDVEKAKALLAEAGYKDGFSFKLRVRNVSPAIDMAQAVQASMAAAGIKIEILQSDQKQFITSYRDRQFEAVLGTWQPDFLDPHANAATFAFNPDNAAGASTKTVAWRNSWKDDAVNALTTAAVRESDEAKRIGLYKDLQRKVMTDGPYVGLVQRTAQVAMRRNVQGYVVGPAIVLYRLVRK is encoded by the coding sequence ATGAACAGAAGGCAGTTTCTGCAAGGCGCGGCGGCCGTCGCGCTCTCCGCGAGCATGACCGGCACGGTGGCCCGTGCCGCCACGCCGTCCGATACGCTCGTCATCGCCCGGGTGATGGACGACGCGATTTCGTTCGATCCGGCGGAGTCCTATGAGGACACCGCGACGGAGATTCTGCACAACACTTACGAAACCCTCGTGGATTTCAGTGCGGAGGACGTGTCGAAGCTCTCCGGAGCCCTTGCCGAGAGCTGGACGTTCTCGGCGGACAGCAAGACGGTGACCTTCAAGCTGCGCGCCGGCACGACCTTCGCCTCGGGCAATCCGGTGACGGCGCATGACGTCGTCTATTCCTTCTCCCGGGTGGTCAAGGCCGACAAGTCGCCCGCCTTCATCCTGAAGCAGTTCGGCTGGACCAGCGAGAATGTCGGCACCATGGTCAAGGCCGTGGACGACCGTACCGTCGTGCTGACCATCGCAGCCGATTACGCGCCGTCCCTGGTCCTGAACATTCTCAGTTCGAAGAACACCGGCATCGTCGATTCCAAGACCGTCATGAAGATGGAGAAGGACGGAGATTTCGGCCTGGCCTATCTCAAGGACAAGTCGGCCGGCTCCGGCCCCTTCGTCCTGAAGTCCTGGAAGCCGAGCCAGACCATCATGCTGGAGGCCAACCCGGCCTTTCGCCTCGGCGCGCCGGCGATGAAGCGCGTGATCCTGCGCCATGTGCCCGAGGCCGCCTCGCAGCGCCTGCTGCTGGAGAAGGGCGATATCGACATCGCCAACAACCTGCCCGGCGACCAGATCGCGGTGGTGGAGCGCAACCCCGATATCAGCATCAGCCGCTACAAGACTGCCCGCAACCTCTATATCGGCCTCGGCCAGAGCGTCGAACCCTTCACCAAGCCGAAGGTGCGCGAGGCGCTGCGCTATCTCGTCGACTACAAGGGCATGACGGAGACGCTCCTGAAGGGCGAATTCACCGTGCTGCAGTCGTTCTGGCCGTCGGGGCTCTATGCCTCGCTCGACGAGAATCCCTACAGCTACGATGTGGAGAAGGCGAAGGCCCTGCTCGCCGAGGCGGGTTACAAGGACGGCTTCTCCTTCAAGCTCAGGGTCCGCAATGTCAGCCCCGCCATCGACATGGCGCAGGCCGTCCAGGCCTCGATGGCGGCGGCCGGCATCAAGATCGAGATCCTTCAGAGCGACCAGAAGCAGTTCATCACCAGCTACCGCGACCGCCAGTTCGAGGCGGTGCTCGGAACCTGGCAGCCGGATTTCCTCGACCCGCATGCCAATGCGGCGACCTTCGCCTTCAATCCCGACAATGCTGCGGGCGCGAGCACCAAGACGGTCGCCTGGCGCAACAGCTGGAAAGACGACGCGGTCAACGCGCTGACCACCGCCGCCGTGCGCGAATCCGACGAGGCCAAGCGGATCGGGCTCTACAAGGACCTCCAGCGCAAGGTCATGACTGACGGCCCCTATGTCGGGCTCGTGCAGCGCACCGCCCAGGTCGCGATGCGCCGCAATGTCCAGGGCTATGTGGTCGGCCCTGCGATCGTGCTCTACCGATTGGTCAGGAAATAG
- a CDS encoding Peptide ABC transporter ATP-binding protein codes for MSRLDIEDLRVAFASRSGPVQALRGVSLSVDGDRLGIVGESGSGKSTMGRAIMGLLPQSARVTARRFEFAGVDLLKAPEAARRALRGRRIGLIMQDPRYALNPVMTAGAQIAECFRLHQGITGKAARTRVLDLLTAVRINDPEMVYDQYPHQLSGGMGQRVMIAIALAGEPELLIADEPTSALDASVRTSFLDLLDQIIRERGMSLVLISHDLHLVAQFCDRVAVMYGGQVMEECAAADLVAPHHAYTRALAACRPSLTERLPELRTFTRDPAWMEARP; via the coding sequence ATGTCCCGGCTCGATATCGAAGACCTGCGCGTCGCCTTCGCCAGCCGCTCCGGCCCGGTCCAGGCCCTGCGCGGCGTCAGCCTCTCCGTCGATGGCGACCGCCTCGGCATCGTCGGCGAGAGCGGCTCGGGCAAATCGACCATGGGCCGGGCGATCATGGGCCTCTTGCCGCAATCGGCCCGCGTCACGGCCCGCCGCTTCGAGTTTGCCGGCGTCGATCTGCTGAAGGCTCCGGAGGCGGCCCGGCGGGCGCTGCGCGGCCGGCGGATCGGCCTGATCATGCAGGACCCGCGCTATGCGCTCAATCCGGTGATGACGGCGGGCGCGCAGATCGCCGAATGCTTCAGATTGCACCAGGGCATTACCGGCAAGGCGGCGCGGACCCGCGTGCTCGACCTGCTGACGGCGGTGCGCATCAACGACCCGGAGATGGTCTATGACCAGTATCCGCATCAATTGTCCGGCGGCATGGGCCAGCGGGTGATGATCGCCATCGCGCTTGCCGGCGAGCCGGAACTGCTGATCGCGGACGAGCCGACCTCGGCGCTCGACGCCTCGGTGCGCACCAGCTTTCTCGATCTGCTCGACCAGATCATCCGCGAGCGCGGCATGTCGCTGGTCCTGATCAGCCACGACCTGCACCTCGTCGCCCAGTTCTGCGACCGCGTCGCGGTGATGTATGGCGGGCAGGTGATGGAGGAATGCGCGGCAGCCGATCTCGTCGCGCCGCACCATGCCTATACGCGGGCGCTCGCCGCCTGCCGGCCTTCATTGACGGAGAGGCTGCCGGAGCTGCGCACCTTCACGCGCGATCCCGCCTGGATGGAGGCGCGACCATGA
- the pta gene encoding Phosphate acetyltransferase: protein MKPLDHLITAARANPRRIALSDGTDPRVIAAALRAMRDGLGEITLVGDEERIAAALVEQQCGCERPHIEDPARSSRTAAYIEAYAELRRAKGMTPDQAAVAMQDPLTFAAMMVREGAADGTVGGAARTTGETVRTALQIIGRAPGQALVSSFFLMLLCEPHHAKKGILVFADCGLVIEPDATELAEIAVASARSYESLTREAAKVALLSFSTAGSASHQRVAKVVEATRLARLAAPQIALEGELQFDAAFVESIGRAKAPNSSLNGAANVFVFPNLDAANIGYKIAQRIGGAIAIGPILQGLVNPANDLSRGCSADDVYHLIATTIVQAR, encoded by the coding sequence ATGAAGCCGCTCGACCACCTTATCACGGCAGCTCGCGCCAATCCGCGCCGCATTGCCCTTTCCGACGGCACCGATCCACGCGTGATCGCAGCCGCGCTGCGCGCCATGCGCGACGGCCTGGGGGAGATCACCCTGGTCGGCGACGAGGAGAGGATCGCAGCGGCATTGGTGGAACAGCAATGCGGGTGCGAGCGCCCACACATCGAGGATCCTGCCCGGTCGAGCCGAACGGCCGCCTATATCGAAGCCTATGCGGAGCTGCGTCGGGCCAAGGGCATGACGCCCGATCAGGCCGCAGTCGCGATGCAGGACCCGCTGACCTTTGCGGCGATGATGGTTCGCGAGGGCGCGGCCGACGGCACGGTCGGCGGCGCGGCGCGGACCACCGGCGAGACGGTTCGAACAGCTCTGCAGATCATCGGTCGCGCGCCCGGCCAGGCACTCGTCTCGAGCTTTTTCCTGATGCTTCTCTGCGAGCCGCACCACGCGAAGAAGGGCATCCTCGTCTTCGCCGACTGCGGCCTCGTGATCGAGCCAGACGCGACCGAGCTTGCCGAAATCGCCGTCGCCTCGGCGCGGTCTTACGAGAGCCTGACGCGCGAGGCTGCGAAGGTTGCCCTTTTGTCCTTTTCGACCGCCGGCAGCGCAAGCCACCAGCGCGTCGCCAAGGTCGTGGAGGCAACCCGCCTGGCCAGGCTGGCCGCGCCGCAGATTGCACTCGAGGGCGAACTGCAGTTCGACGCCGCCTTCGTCGAAAGCATCGGCCGGGCCAAGGCCCCGAACTCCTCCTTGAACGGCGCCGCCAACGTCTTCGTTTTCCCGAACTTGGATGCCGCCAATATCGGCTACAAGATCGCCCAAAGGATCGGAGGAGCGATCGCCATCGGTCCGATCCTTCAGGGATTGGTCAATCCCGCCAACGACCTGTCCCGCGGGTGCAGCGCCGACGACGTCTACCATCTCATCGCCACAACGATCGTCCAAGCCAGATAA
- the ddpB gene encoding putative D,D-dipeptide ABC transporter membrane subunit DdpB (Evidence 3 : Putative function from multiple computational evidences), which produces MRSPASRLYAIARQCMRSAASVALTLLGLVFVTFAVGRLIPIDPVVAVIGEKAPQETYDKMFKELGLDRPVYEQFFAYVSKLLHGDFGNSVFTGRPVLQDLGNVFPATLELATIGILIGVLVGVPLGVIGAAKSGRWPDHIIRVLSLAGYSVPVFWLGIVLLLVFYGKLEWVAGPGRIDIAYDGLVDERSGILTIDALREGNMEVFRNAISHMILPSMLLGLFSLAYISRMTRSFMLTQLNQEYVTLARAKGATERAVIWRHALKNARVQIITVCFLSYGFLLEGAVLTETVFSWPGLGLYMTNALFNADLNAVIGGTILIGAVFILLNALADVVYRFADPRTA; this is translated from the coding sequence ATGCGCAGCCCGGCCAGCCGCCTCTATGCCATTGCAAGGCAGTGTATGAGGAGCGCGGCCTCGGTCGCGCTCACGCTCCTCGGCCTCGTCTTCGTTACCTTCGCGGTCGGCCGCCTGATCCCGATCGATCCGGTCGTGGCCGTCATCGGCGAGAAGGCGCCGCAGGAAACCTATGACAAGATGTTCAAGGAACTCGGCCTCGACCGGCCGGTCTACGAACAGTTCTTCGCCTATGTCAGCAAGCTCCTGCATGGTGACTTCGGCAACTCGGTGTTCACCGGGCGGCCCGTGCTGCAGGATCTCGGCAACGTCTTTCCGGCAACGCTTGAACTCGCGACGATCGGCATTCTGATCGGTGTCCTCGTCGGGGTGCCGCTCGGCGTGATCGGCGCGGCGAAGAGCGGGCGCTGGCCGGATCACATCATCCGCGTGCTGAGCCTTGCGGGCTATTCCGTGCCGGTCTTCTGGCTCGGCATCGTGCTGCTGCTGGTCTTCTACGGCAAGCTGGAATGGGTGGCTGGGCCCGGCCGCATCGACATCGCCTATGACGGGCTCGTCGACGAACGTTCGGGCATCCTGACCATCGATGCGCTGCGCGAGGGCAATATGGAGGTGTTCCGCAATGCGATCTCCCACATGATCCTGCCGTCGATGCTGCTCGGGCTGTTCTCGCTCGCCTATATCTCGCGCATGACGCGCAGCTTCATGCTGACGCAGCTCAATCAGGAATATGTCACGCTCGCCCGGGCGAAAGGCGCCACGGAACGGGCGGTGATCTGGCGCCATGCGCTGAAGAACGCCCGGGTGCAGATCATCACCGTCTGCTTCCTCTCCTACGGCTTCCTGCTCGAGGGCGCCGTGCTGACCGAGACCGTGTTCTCCTGGCCGGGCCTCGGCCTCTACATGACCAACGCGCTGTTCAATGCCGACCTCAACGCCGTCATCGGCGGCACGATCCTGATCGGCGCCGTCTTCATCCTTCTCAATGCGCTCGCGGACGTCGTCTATCGTTTCGCAGATCCGAGGACCGCATGA
- the ddpC gene encoding putative D,D-dipeptide ABC transporter membrane subunit DdpC (Evidence 3 : Putative function from multiple computational evidences), whose protein sequence is MTASLAQWLTTDRPASRAQARLVRLTLSARALLANPLALVGLAIVLVLLAMALIGPYFVGSPTEQVLANRLLPPSAAHWLGTDELGRDILARIVYGSQITVRIVLTVSLIVGPFGLMIGIVAGYFGGAVDAILMRITDIFLSLPRLVLALAFVAALGTGINNAIIAIALTSWPPYARLARAETLSIRNSDFVRMAQLQGASAPRILLNHIAPLCIASVIVRLTFDMSGTILTAAGLGFLGLGAQPPQPEWGLMVAAGRQYVLDQWWVATIPGIAIFVASLGFNLLGDGLRDILDARSS, encoded by the coding sequence ATGACCGCCTCCCTCGCCCAATGGCTCACCACCGACCGGCCGGCGAGCCGCGCCCAGGCCCGGCTCGTCCGCCTGACCCTGTCGGCCCGCGCGCTGCTCGCCAACCCGCTCGCCCTGGTCGGCCTCGCCATCGTGCTCGTCCTGCTCGCGATGGCGCTGATCGGCCCCTACTTCGTCGGCTCGCCGACGGAGCAGGTGCTGGCCAACCGCCTGCTGCCGCCGAGCGCGGCGCATTGGCTCGGCACCGACGAACTCGGCCGCGACATCCTCGCCCGCATCGTCTACGGCTCGCAGATCACCGTGCGCATCGTGCTGACGGTCTCGCTGATCGTCGGGCCTTTCGGACTGATGATCGGCATCGTCGCCGGCTATTTCGGCGGCGCGGTGGATGCTATCCTGATGCGGATCACCGACATCTTTCTGTCGCTGCCACGCCTCGTGCTGGCTCTGGCCTTCGTCGCCGCGCTGGGCACCGGCATCAACAACGCCATCATCGCGATCGCGCTGACGAGCTGGCCGCCCTATGCGCGCCTCGCCCGGGCCGAGACGCTCTCCATCCGCAACAGCGATTTCGTGCGCATGGCGCAGTTGCAGGGGGCCTCCGCACCGCGCATCCTGCTCAACCATATCGCGCCGCTCTGCATTGCCTCCGTTATCGTGCGGCTGACCTTCGACATGTCCGGCACGATCCTGACCGCCGCCGGCCTCGGCTTCCTGGGCCTCGGCGCCCAGCCGCCGCAGCCGGAATGGGGGCTGATGGTCGCCGCCGGCCGGCAATATGTGCTGGACCAGTGGTGGGTCGCCACTATTCCCGGCATCGCCATCTTCGTCGCCAGCCTCGGCTTCAACCTGCTCGGCGACGGCCTGCGCGACATCCTCGACGCGAGGTCCTCCTGA
- a CDS encoding FAD-dependent oxidoreductase, with product MLAEGASQRNAALEPYDPRYDPLVARDPGQGCDYAPTYWIGTAGAPPEDDGPVASDLDVDVAIVGSGYTGLSCAIHLAREHGIKATVLEANHVAWGCSTRNGGQAQISAGRLKRSQWIERWGVETAKRLHVEIADAFDLFRDLIASLDINCDPQDGGHLYIAHRDKVLPAIEAESELLNTVFGYPSRVLGRAEIHSDFVKDQEARGAMWEPDGIGIHAAKLAFGYLAMARKLGVRIHPASPVLAIRSENGAYRLRTPGGTVKARAVAFATGGYTSQQLHMMLRNRLMPVLSNSIVTRVLTEPERDACGFRTGIPLTDTRTLRHYYRMLPDGRVQIGSRSAVTGADAPNDVHFARLVAGLHRKFPALADIGIDYSWWGWVDVSHDMMPRIVRPDAKEAIFYAAGYGGNGVMYSAQAGRRLAQLVAGGGTLPGLPIFGSELPSHGVLSPFRRLGQRMMYRWYYLKDEVI from the coding sequence TTGTTGGCGGAAGGGGCATCACAGCGCAACGCGGCTCTCGAACCCTACGATCCGCGCTACGATCCGCTGGTGGCACGCGATCCCGGGCAGGGTTGCGACTATGCGCCGACTTACTGGATCGGCACTGCCGGGGCACCGCCGGAGGATGACGGTCCCGTCGCGTCCGATCTCGATGTCGACGTCGCGATCGTCGGCTCGGGCTATACGGGCCTGTCCTGCGCCATCCATCTGGCGCGGGAGCATGGCATCAAGGCGACGGTGCTGGAGGCGAACCATGTCGCCTGGGGTTGTTCGACGCGCAATGGCGGCCAGGCGCAAATTTCCGCCGGACGCCTGAAGCGCTCGCAATGGATCGAGCGCTGGGGCGTCGAGACCGCGAAACGCCTCCATGTCGAGATCGCCGACGCATTCGACCTATTCCGCGACCTGATCGCCTCGCTCGACATCAATTGCGACCCGCAGGACGGCGGCCATCTCTACATCGCGCATCGCGACAAGGTGCTCCCGGCGATCGAGGCTGAATCGGAGCTGCTCAACACGGTCTTCGGCTATCCCTCCCGCGTTCTCGGCCGGGCCGAGATCCACAGCGACTTCGTCAAGGACCAGGAAGCACGCGGCGCGATGTGGGAACCGGACGGAATCGGCATCCATGCCGCGAAGCTGGCCTTCGGCTATCTCGCCATGGCGCGCAAGCTCGGCGTCCGGATCCATCCCGCAAGCCCCGTCCTGGCGATCCGCTCCGAGAACGGAGCCTATCGGCTGCGCACGCCCGGCGGAACCGTGAAAGCTCGCGCGGTCGCCTTCGCGACGGGCGGCTACACCTCCCAGCAATTGCACATGATGCTGCGCAACCGGCTGATGCCGGTGCTGTCGAATTCCATCGTGACGCGGGTGCTCACCGAACCGGAGCGCGACGCCTGCGGCTTCCGGACCGGCATCCCACTGACCGATACGCGTACGCTGCGGCACTATTACCGCATGCTGCCCGACGGCCGTGTCCAGATCGGCAGCCGCAGCGCCGTCACCGGCGCCGACGCACCGAACGACGTGCATTTCGCGCGCCTCGTCGCCGGCCTGCACCGGAAGTTCCCGGCCCTGGCCGATATCGGCATCGACTATTCCTGGTGGGGCTGGGTCGACGTCAGCCATGACATGATGCCCCGGATCGTCCGTCCCGACGCGAAGGAAGCGATCTTCTACGCCGCCGGCTATGGCGGCAACGGGGTGATGTACTCGGCGCAGGCCGGGCGACGCCTGGCGCAGCTGGTCGCTGGCGGGGGCACGCTTCCCGGCCTCCCGATCTTCGGCTCCGAACTGCCGAGCCATGGCGTCCTGTCGCCTTTCAGGCGGCTCGGACAGCGCATGATGTACCGCTGGTACTACCTCAAGGACGAAGTCATCTAG